Below is a genomic region from Gemmatimonadota bacterium.
GCCCGGTCGAGGACGCGCCGCTAGTCGACTACCCCCGCGACCTCTTTCACAGCCGTCCGCTGGACCTCGGCGCGGCGCGCGTGCTGCTCGTGGAGGGCACGTACGTGCTCGCCCACGTCGACGTTGACCTCCGGGTATTCATGGAAGGCCACTATCCGGACACCCACAGCCGGCGTCGCGAACGCAACCGGGATCCGGATGACCCCCTCATCGAGCGCGTGCTGGCGATCGAGCACGAGATCATACGGGCGCACGCCGGAGCCGCCGACATCACCATCGGCATCGACTTCAGAATCGCGCCGTAGACCTGCCCTTCACCCGTCCTGCGGGTCGTACACCACCATCTCGATCTCCACGATGCCTCTGTCCGGCAACAGCGCCGTCGTCCCGACCCCCGTCCACGCCGAGAACGGCTCCGGCACGAACTCGTCCTTCACGCCCGCGATCACCTCGAATTGCTCGACCTTCTCGATCCCGATCAGCTCGTGGTCGAACACGTGGAAGGTGCGCATGCGGACGACGCCGTCCCAACCGGCTCCGGCGGCCACCAGCGTCTCCTCGACGCTGCGGAAAGCGGCGCGGACGGACTCGGCGAAGCCCTCGCGGTCCAGCACCTCGCCCGCCCACGCACCGGCCACGACGCCGGAGACGA
It encodes:
- a CDS encoding Rid family hydrolase — encoded protein: MKKRHLLSLLTLLIAVPTTAAAQDNFNVRRGDREAIIANEAKRDRLYNGRFHFAPAVRAGDYIFVSGVVAGAWAGEVLDREGFAESVRAAFRSVEETLVAAGAGWDGVVRMRTFHVFDHELIGIEKVEQFEVIAGVKDEFVPEPFSAWTGVGTTALLPDRGIVEIEMVVYDPQDG